The Phenylobacterium koreense genome window below encodes:
- a CDS encoding bactofilin family protein, translated as MFSKAAKAGKSPAPSATVTAERKAPVAASLVSQAVTIEGGVSGEGDLHVDGVIRGDVRIDRLTLGDTGHVEGSIVADTVDIRGRVIGSVAAKQVRLYSTAYVDGDITHEQLSVEAGAFFQGRSLKFQHQAPAALAAPEPEAAPEAQSA; from the coding sequence ATGTTCTCCAAGGCGGCTAAGGCCGGCAAATCTCCGGCCCCTTCCGCAACCGTCACCGCCGAGCGCAAGGCGCCTGTCGCCGCCTCGCTCGTCAGCCAGGCCGTCACCATCGAAGGCGGCGTCAGCGGCGAAGGCGACCTGCATGTCGACGGCGTGATCCGCGGCGATGTCCGCATCGACCGCCTTACCCTGGGCGACACCGGCCATGTGGAAGGCTCCATCGTCGCCGACACGGTCGATATCCGCGGCCGCGTGATCGGCTCGGTCGCCGCCAAGCAGGTGCGCCTCTACAGCACCGCCTATGTCGATGGCGACATCACCCACGAGCAGCTCTCGGTAGAAGCCGGCGCCTTCTTCCAGGGCCGCAGCCTGAAGTTTCAGCACCAGGCGCCCGCCGCCCTGGCCGCGCCCGAGCCAGAGGCCGCGCCGGAAGCACAGAGCGCCTGA
- a CDS encoding tRNA-binding protein — translation MSQGNGVEPAAEQIVFDDFAKVDIRVGVIVSADPFPEARKPAYRLTIDFGPEIGLKKSSAQITDHYGLDDLRGKSVMAVINFPPRQIGPVRSEVLVLGFPDEAGRIVLATPDKAAPKGARLK, via the coding sequence ATGTCTCAGGGCAATGGCGTCGAACCCGCGGCCGAGCAGATCGTCTTCGACGATTTCGCCAAGGTGGACATCCGCGTCGGCGTGATCGTCTCGGCTGACCCCTTCCCCGAGGCCCGCAAGCCGGCCTACCGCCTGACGATCGATTTCGGGCCGGAGATCGGGCTGAAGAAGAGCTCGGCCCAGATCACCGACCATTATGGGCTGGATGACCTGCGCGGCAAATCGGTGATGGCCGTCATCAACTTTCCCCCGCGCCAGATCGGCCCGGTCCGCTCCGAAGTGCTGGTGCTTGGCTTCCCCGACGAGGCCGGCCGCATCGTCCTGGCTACGCCCGACAAGGCCGCGCCCAAGGGCGCCCGGCTGAAATAG
- a CDS encoding 2-phosphosulfolactate phosphatase, with protein sequence MQKVHCEWGLNGIELLRERAAVVVIVDVLSFSTAVDVAAHRKARVHPFPYGDEDAARSEAARVGARLAASRRAGGQLSLSPASLMKLNPGERLLLPSPNGSLLSLACGQARVLAGCLRNAKAVAAKALSLADGRDIAVIPAGERWADGSLRPAIEDLIGAGAIVEAIGFDGEPEAVTARDAFRSALPHLKQTLLWCRSGRELVEREHELDVEIAAELDVSHCAPVLRNGAYEDAA encoded by the coding sequence ATGCAGAAAGTCCATTGCGAGTGGGGGCTGAACGGCATCGAGTTGCTGCGCGAGCGCGCGGCGGTGGTGGTGATCGTCGATGTGCTGTCGTTCTCAACGGCGGTGGACGTCGCGGCTCATCGCAAAGCGCGGGTTCATCCCTTTCCCTATGGCGACGAGGACGCGGCGCGCAGCGAGGCCGCAAGGGTCGGCGCGCGGCTGGCCGCCAGCCGGCGGGCCGGAGGGCAGCTCAGCCTGTCGCCCGCGAGCCTGATGAAGCTGAACCCGGGCGAGCGGCTGCTGCTGCCGTCGCCGAACGGATCGCTGCTGTCCCTGGCCTGCGGACAGGCGCGCGTGCTCGCCGGATGCCTGCGCAACGCCAAGGCGGTGGCGGCCAAGGCCTTGAGCCTGGCGGACGGGCGCGACATCGCAGTGATTCCGGCCGGCGAGCGGTGGGCCGACGGTTCCCTGCGTCCGGCCATCGAGGACCTGATCGGCGCCGGGGCCATCGTCGAGGCGATCGGGTTCGACGGCGAACCGGAGGCGGTGACGGCGCGCGACGCCTTCCGCAGCGCCCTGCCGCACCTGAAGCAGACGCTGCTGTGGTGCCGGTCAGGCCGCGAGCTGGTCGAACGCGAGCACGAACTGGACGTGGAGATCGCCGCCGAACTAGATGTCAGCCATTGCGCGCCGGTGCTGCGGAACGGCGCCTACGAGGACGCAGCCTGA
- the prfB gene encoding peptide chain release factor 2 (programmed frameshift), translating to MRADVEASKADIEQSIELLRRRLDWEPALRKLDELNARVEDPTLWDDAAAAQAITRERSKLAASVEAVQSLERDLADAIGYAELADEEDDEATLDEAREQLKAIKERAARAELEALLSGEADSNDAFMEINSGAGGTESNDWAGMLMRMYTRWASAHGMSVDFLEETAGEQAGIKSVTLQIKGPNAYGWLKSEAGVHRLVRISPFDAAAKRHTSFASVWVYPVVDDTIEIDINPSDVRTDTYRASGAGGQHINKTDSAVRLTHIPTGVVVACQMGRSQHQNRDEAWKMLRARLYELELQKREAEAQALNDQKTDIGWGHQIRSYVLQPYQMVKDLRTNVETSDTQGVLDGDLDEFMGAALAQRVGSTRDGAGA from the exons ATGAGAGCGGATGTCGAGGCCTCGAAGGCCGACATCGAGCAGTCGATCGAACTGCTCAGGAGGCGACTT GACTGGGAACCGGCCCTAAGAAAGCTCGATGAGCTGAACGCCCGCGTCGAAGATCCGACCCTGTGGGACGACGCGGCCGCCGCCCAGGCGATTACTCGCGAGCGGTCCAAGCTGGCCGCGTCCGTCGAGGCCGTGCAGTCGCTGGAACGCGACCTGGCCGACGCCATCGGTTACGCCGAACTGGCCGACGAGGAAGACGACGAGGCCACGCTCGACGAGGCGCGCGAGCAGCTCAAGGCGATCAAGGAACGCGCCGCTCGCGCTGAACTGGAAGCCCTGCTGTCGGGCGAGGCGGATAGCAACGACGCGTTCATGGAAATCAATTCCGGCGCCGGCGGCACCGAGTCCAACGACTGGGCCGGGATGCTGATGCGCATGTACACCCGCTGGGCCAGCGCCCACGGGATGAGCGTCGACTTCCTCGAAGAGACCGCGGGCGAACAGGCCGGCATCAAGTCGGTGACCCTGCAGATCAAGGGGCCGAACGCCTATGGCTGGCTGAAGAGCGAAGCCGGCGTCCACCGCCTGGTGCGCATCTCGCCGTTCGACGCCGCCGCCAAGCGCCATACGAGTTTCGCCTCGGTCTGGGTCTATCCGGTGGTGGACGACACCATCGAGATCGACATCAACCCCTCCGATGTGCGGACCGACACCTATCGCGCCTCCGGCGCCGGCGGCCAGCACATCAACAAGACGGACTCGGCCGTGCGCCTGACGCACATCCCGACCGGTGTGGTGGTGGCCTGCCAGATGGGCCGTTCTCAGCACCAGAACCGGGACGAGGCCTGGAAGATGCTGCGCGCGCGCCTCTATGAACTGGAGTTGCAGAAGCGCGAAGCCGAAGCCCAGGCCCTAAACGACCAGAAGACCGACATCGGCTGGGGCCACCAGATCCGCTCGTACGTGCTGCAGCCGTACCAGATGGTGAAAGACCTGCGGACCAACGTGGAGACCTCCGACACGCAAGGCGTGCTGGACGGCGATCTGGACGAGTTCATGGGGGCGGCATTGGCTCAGCGGGTCGGCTCGACCCGGGACGGGGCGGGGGCTTAA
- a CDS encoding penicillin-binding protein 1A: MTVLSAIALAGFAIAIYAAWLFHDMPDAGDLADYRPPTATRAYAWDGVLIGEFSRERRIYVPYDNMPPHLVQAFLAAEDRNFFSHGGVDAMGLTRAMAKNVLNAANGRRLEGGSTITQQVAKNVLLTSEATVGRKLKEAILAGRLEQTLNKEQILELYLNEIWLGYRSYGVGAAAYNYFGKSITDLSLAEAAYLASLPKGPDNYHPIRRKAQAVVRRNWVLDQMADLGWVSREDAEAAKREDLKVQKAPTRAKYRDADFFVEEVRRRGLATMGQRLNEGGYYMRTTLDPKLQTAARVALMNGLEQYDRRHGWRGAWGHVDTADGWEAVAKQKSPPSERRGWRAALITDVSGGNVRVRVAGEGTTGSIVGQDVAWARAGKGLRSGDLIFVEPAESGGGFRLRQVPAVNGALVAMEPYSGRVLAMVGGYSFSLSSFNRATQAMRQPGSAFKPIVYAAALENGYTPSSVVMDSAITLRGAGGQAWTPENYNRRYYGALTLRRGLELSRNAMTVRLAQGVGMKKISDLAVKMGVVNRMDRVLAMALGAGETTPFKLTAAYAAFVNGGRRIDPHLIELVQDRNGETIFRADKRDCPRCEAGFNGDESPRIPPGGEQVMDPITAYQITSMLQGVVQRGTATSASVLGRPVGGKTGTTNEYRSAWFVGFTPQIVAGVFVGFDDNRSLGDGETGTTAAVPIFIEFMQEATKGLPKDEFKAPKNAKFATVRGIREAFRPGTEPKVVTAPVGLPSGPMPYSQVWPDGKLTTPAPSAPAAAAAPKKKDDMSGLY; the protein is encoded by the coding sequence GTGACCGTGCTCAGCGCCATTGCGCTGGCCGGATTCGCCATCGCCATCTATGCCGCCTGGCTGTTCCACGACATGCCCGATGCAGGCGACCTGGCCGACTATCGGCCACCGACGGCGACCCGCGCCTACGCATGGGATGGCGTTCTTATCGGCGAGTTTTCTCGCGAACGGCGCATATACGTGCCGTACGACAACATGCCGCCGCACCTGGTGCAGGCTTTCCTGGCGGCCGAGGATCGTAACTTCTTCTCGCACGGCGGCGTGGACGCCATGGGCCTGACACGGGCCATGGCCAAGAATGTCCTGAACGCGGCGAACGGTCGGCGCCTCGAGGGCGGCTCGACCATCACCCAGCAGGTCGCCAAGAACGTGCTGCTGACCAGCGAGGCGACGGTCGGGCGCAAGCTCAAGGAAGCGATCCTGGCCGGGCGCCTGGAACAGACGCTCAACAAGGAACAGATCCTCGAGCTCTATCTGAACGAGATCTGGCTGGGCTATCGGTCCTATGGGGTCGGGGCCGCCGCCTACAACTATTTCGGCAAGTCGATCACCGACCTCAGCCTGGCAGAGGCGGCCTATCTGGCCTCGCTGCCCAAGGGGCCGGACAACTATCACCCGATCCGCCGCAAGGCGCAGGCCGTCGTCCGCCGCAACTGGGTGCTGGACCAGATGGCCGACCTGGGCTGGGTGAGCCGTGAGGACGCAGAAGCGGCCAAGCGCGAGGACCTGAAGGTCCAGAAGGCCCCGACGCGCGCCAAGTACCGCGACGCCGACTTCTTCGTCGAGGAAGTCCGCAGGCGCGGCCTGGCGACCATGGGCCAGCGCCTGAACGAAGGCGGCTATTACATGCGCACCACGCTGGACCCGAAGCTGCAGACCGCAGCTCGTGTGGCGCTGATGAACGGCCTGGAGCAATACGACCGCCGCCACGGTTGGCGCGGCGCCTGGGGCCATGTGGACACGGCCGACGGCTGGGAAGCCGTGGCCAAGCAGAAGAGCCCGCCTTCGGAGCGCCGCGGCTGGCGCGCCGCCCTGATCACCGACGTCTCCGGCGGCAATGTCCGGGTTCGCGTGGCGGGCGAGGGGACCACCGGCTCGATTGTCGGCCAGGACGTCGCCTGGGCGCGGGCGGGCAAGGGACTGCGGTCCGGCGACCTGATCTTCGTCGAGCCGGCGGAGAGCGGCGGCGGCTTCCGCCTGCGCCAGGTGCCGGCGGTGAACGGCGCGCTGGTGGCGATGGAGCCCTATTCCGGCCGGGTGCTGGCGATGGTCGGGGGCTATTCGTTCTCGCTGTCGAGCTTCAACCGCGCGACCCAGGCCATGCGTCAGCCGGGCTCGGCCTTCAAGCCGATCGTCTATGCCGCGGCGCTCGAGAACGGCTACACGCCCTCGAGCGTAGTGATGGACTCGGCGATCACCCTGCGCGGCGCGGGCGGACAGGCCTGGACCCCCGAGAACTACAACCGCCGCTACTACGGCGCGCTGACCCTGCGGCGCGGCCTGGAGCTGTCGCGCAACGCCATGACCGTGCGCCTGGCCCAGGGCGTGGGCATGAAGAAGATCAGCGACCTGGCCGTGAAGATGGGCGTGGTCAACCGCATGGACCGGGTGCTGGCCATGGCGCTGGGGGCCGGAGAGACGACCCCGTTCAAGCTGACGGCGGCCTACGCCGCCTTCGTCAACGGCGGACGCCGGATCGATCCGCACCTGATCGAACTGGTCCAGGACCGCAACGGCGAAACCATCTTCCGCGCCGACAAGCGTGACTGCCCGCGCTGCGAGGCCGGCTTTAACGGCGACGAGAGCCCGCGCATCCCGCCTGGCGGCGAGCAGGTGATGGACCCGATCACCGCCTACCAGATCACCTCGATGCTGCAGGGGGTCGTCCAGCGCGGCACGGCGACCTCGGCCTCGGTGCTGGGTCGGCCGGTGGGCGGCAAGACCGGCACCACCAACGAGTACCGCAGCGCCTGGTTCGTCGGCTTCACCCCGCAGATCGTGGCTGGCGTGTTCGTCGGCTTCGACGACAACCGCAGCCTGGGCGACGGCGAGACGGGTACGACGGCGGCGGTGCCGATCTTCATCGAGTTCATGCAGGAGGCGACCAAGGGCCTGCCGAAGGACGAGTTCAAGGCGCCCAAGAACGCCAAGTTCGCGACCGTCCGCGGCATTCGCGAAGCCTTCCGTCCCGGCACCGAACCGAAGGTGGTGACCGCGCCGGTGGGCCTGCCCTCGGGACCGATGCCCTACAGCCAGGTCTGGCCGGACGGGAAGCTGACGACGCCGGCGCCCTCTGCGCCCGCCGCGGCGGCGGCGCCGAAGAAGAAGGACGATATGAGCGGCCTCTACTAA
- a CDS encoding N-acetylmuramoyl-L-alanine amidase family protein, translating to MLAVAGAVVCCLAAVAGAQAAGTKADVLKVRLGGDRAETRIVIDLDRSATGKVASDGASDRRVVVNMPGVSIDSALQGGGLGLVKAWMVDEGPGGARLRVDLADDAVIKRRFLLPPADGASNYRYVIDLAAKNTSGGVRTAAAGTARFISAPVKPSKAALPLKKVVVIDAGHGGKDPGARGAQGAEKDVTLAAARALKSQLERTGRYKVVMTRDKDVYVDHAVRVQIARRADADLFISLHADSSGSDPTLRGASVYTLADRATGRSAKFVSKDDWFMRAGAGGDRGVSTILLDLTQRMTRNRSATFAEVLLERVSDHQPLLRRSHREAGLAVLLAPDVPAVLLEMGFITNRDDEKTLRDPGRREQLMGSVAVAIDDYFGAGTKLAAF from the coding sequence GTGCTGGCGGTGGCTGGCGCCGTGGTCTGCTGCCTGGCGGCTGTGGCCGGAGCTCAGGCTGCGGGAACCAAGGCTGACGTCCTGAAGGTCCGCTTGGGCGGCGACCGCGCCGAGACCCGCATCGTCATCGATCTCGACCGTTCGGCCACCGGCAAGGTGGCCTCCGACGGCGCCAGCGACCGCCGCGTGGTGGTGAACATGCCCGGCGTCTCCATCGACAGCGCGCTGCAGGGCGGGGGGCTGGGCCTCGTGAAGGCCTGGATGGTCGATGAAGGTCCGGGCGGCGCGCGCCTGCGCGTGGACCTGGCGGATGACGCGGTGATCAAGCGCCGCTTCCTGCTGCCGCCGGCGGACGGCGCGTCGAACTATCGCTATGTGATCGACTTGGCGGCCAAGAATACTTCCGGGGGCGTGCGCACCGCCGCGGCCGGGACCGCGCGCTTCATTTCCGCGCCGGTGAAGCCAAGCAAGGCTGCTCTGCCCCTGAAGAAGGTTGTGGTGATCGACGCCGGCCACGGAGGCAAGGATCCCGGCGCGCGCGGCGCCCAGGGCGCCGAGAAGGACGTCACCCTGGCGGCGGCCCGCGCCCTGAAGAGCCAGCTTGAGCGGACCGGACGCTACAAGGTCGTGATGACCCGCGACAAGGACGTCTATGTCGACCACGCCGTGCGGGTGCAGATCGCCCGGCGCGCGGACGCTGACCTGTTCATCTCGCTTCATGCCGATTCTTCGGGCAGCGACCCGACCTTGCGGGGCGCCAGCGTCTACACCCTGGCCGACCGGGCGACCGGACGTTCGGCCAAGTTCGTCAGCAAGGACGACTGGTTCATGCGGGCCGGCGCCGGCGGAGATCGTGGCGTTTCCACCATCCTGCTGGACCTGACCCAGCGCATGACCCGCAACCGCTCGGCCACCTTCGCCGAGGTGCTTCTGGAGCGGGTGAGCGACCATCAGCCGCTGCTGCGCCGTAGCCATCGCGAAGCCGGCCTGGCCGTTCTGCTGGCTCCGGACGTGCCGGCGGTGCTGCTGGAAATGGGCTTCATCACCAACCGCGACGACGAGAAGACCCTGCGCGATCCGGGCCGTCGCGAGCAGCTGATGGGCAGCGTCGCCGTGGCCATCGACGACTATTTCGGCGCAGGCACCAAGCTGGCCGCCTTCTAG
- a CDS encoding Rne/Rng family ribonuclease, with the protein MSKKMLIDAAHAEETRVVVVDGPRVEEFDFESQNRKQLRGNIYLAKVTRVEPSLQAAFIEYGGNRHGFLAFNEIHPDYYQIPVADREALLREEADEEDDIAESRVRGSDDEDEELEGDEDDVMEEEVARRRRRLMRRYKIQEVIRRRQIMLVQVVKEERGNKGAALTTYLSLAGRYGVLMPNTARGGGISRKITAATDRKRLKGVVQSLEVPEGMGLIVRTAGAKRTKAEIKRDYEYLLRLWENIRDTTLHSVAPALIYEEEDLVKRTIRDLYDKDIDEVWVEGEAGFKEAREFMRMLMPSQAKKVQPYREAAPLFVKHKVEDHLSQIYSPVVPLRSGGYLVINQTEALVAIDVNSGRATRERNIEATALKTNLEAAEEAARQLRLRDLAGLIVIDFIDMDEAKNNRAVEKKLKDALKDDRARVQMGKISTFGLMEISRQRRRSGVLEGTTHVCEHCAGTGRVRSVESSALSALRAVEIEALKGGGEATLKVPRAVGLYILNEKRNHLARIHESLGLFVTIVIDDGLAHADHEIERTASETRPEHAALIHHTPVQPYQPVDEDFDEVFDEEEEEEEDELDLEREATDDDEAEHRFQDHEEDGDERGGRRGRRRRRRGRREGAEAREGGERPAARSEDRDGDEGGRRRRRGRRGGRRMRDDGRPADMFAWTRPWVPYGEDPFVWHDPAEDFPAARSPAPGQASQPEAAAAPAVAEIAAAPAPKVSDEQPDVELDVWVELPAVEEKPKKTRARRSRARGKAAEAEAAPVEAVDEAEAAPAVEAPAEPVVEAATPEPVVEAPPAKKPRARRTKKADAVTAAEPVVEAAPEPVAEPEPAPEPAPEPVQAVAETPAPVRSDPNEIAGPPPAPKRGWWRRG; encoded by the coding sequence ATGTCCAAGAAGATGTTGATCGACGCCGCACACGCCGAAGAGACGCGTGTCGTGGTGGTCGATGGGCCCCGTGTTGAAGAGTTCGATTTCGAGAGCCAGAACCGCAAACAACTCAGAGGGAATATCTATCTCGCCAAGGTGACGCGCGTTGAGCCGTCGCTGCAGGCGGCCTTCATCGAGTACGGCGGCAACCGCCACGGCTTCCTCGCCTTCAACGAAATCCACCCCGACTATTACCAGATCCCCGTCGCCGACCGCGAAGCCCTGCTGCGCGAAGAGGCTGACGAGGAAGACGACATCGCCGAAAGCCGCGTGCGCGGATCCGACGACGAGGACGAGGAACTCGAAGGCGACGAAGACGACGTCATGGAAGAAGAGGTCGCCCGGCGTCGTCGGCGGCTGATGCGTCGCTACAAGATCCAAGAAGTGATCCGCCGCCGGCAGATCATGCTGGTCCAGGTCGTCAAGGAAGAGCGCGGCAACAAGGGCGCGGCGCTCACCACCTACCTGTCCCTGGCCGGCCGCTACGGCGTGCTGATGCCCAACACCGCGCGCGGCGGCGGCATCAGCCGCAAGATCACCGCGGCCACCGACCGCAAGCGCCTGAAGGGCGTGGTGCAGAGCCTGGAAGTGCCGGAAGGCATGGGTCTGATCGTCCGCACCGCGGGCGCCAAGCGCACCAAGGCCGAGATCAAGCGCGACTACGAATATCTCCTGCGCCTCTGGGAGAACATCCGCGACACCACCCTCCACTCGGTCGCTCCCGCCCTCATCTATGAGGAAGAGGACCTGGTGAAGCGGACCATCCGCGACCTCTACGACAAGGACATCGACGAGGTCTGGGTCGAGGGCGAGGCCGGCTTCAAGGAAGCGCGCGAGTTCATGCGCATGCTGATGCCGTCCCAGGCCAAGAAGGTGCAGCCCTATCGGGAGGCTGCGCCGCTCTTCGTCAAGCACAAGGTCGAGGACCACCTCTCGCAGATCTACTCACCGGTCGTGCCCCTGCGCTCGGGCGGCTACCTGGTGATCAATCAGACCGAGGCCCTGGTCGCCATCGACGTGAACTCCGGCCGCGCCACGCGTGAGCGGAACATCGAGGCCACCGCCCTCAAGACCAACCTCGAGGCCGCCGAGGAAGCCGCGCGCCAGCTCCGCCTGCGCGACCTGGCCGGCCTGATCGTCATCGACTTCATCGACATGGATGAGGCGAAGAACAACCGGGCCGTCGAGAAGAAGCTGAAGGATGCTCTCAAGGACGACCGCGCCCGCGTGCAGATGGGCAAGATCTCGACCTTCGGCCTGATGGAGATCAGCCGCCAGCGCCGCCGTTCCGGCGTCCTGGAAGGTACGACCCACGTCTGCGAGCACTGCGCCGGCACCGGCCGCGTGCGCTCGGTGGAATCCAGCGCCCTCTCGGCCTTGCGCGCCGTGGAGATCGAGGCGCTGAAAGGCGGCGGCGAAGCCACCCTGAAAGTTCCGCGCGCCGTTGGCCTCTATATTCTCAACGAAAAGCGCAACCATCTGGCGCGCATCCACGAGAGCCTCGGCCTGTTCGTCACCATCGTCATCGACGACGGTCTGGCCCACGCCGATCACGAGATCGAGCGCACCGCCAGCGAAACCCGGCCCGAGCACGCCGCCCTCATCCACCACACCCCCGTCCAGCCCTACCAGCCGGTCGACGAAGACTTCGATGAGGTCTTCGACGAAGAGGAGGAGGAAGAAGAGGACGAACTGGATCTCGAGCGCGAAGCCACCGACGACGACGAGGCCGAGCATCGGTTCCAGGACCATGAGGAAGACGGCGACGAACGCGGCGGTCGCCGTGGCCGCCGCCGCCGCCGCCGCGGACGTCGCGAAGGCGCCGAGGCCCGTGAAGGCGGCGAGCGCCCCGCCGCGCGCAGCGAAGATCGCGATGGAGACGAAGGCGGTCGCCGCCGTCGTCGTGGCCGCCGCGGCGGCCGCCGGATGCGCGATGATGGTCGTCCGGCCGACATGTTCGCCTGGACCCGTCCGTGGGTGCCCTATGGCGAGGATCCCTTCGTCTGGCATGACCCTGCCGAGGATTTCCCGGCCGCCCGCAGCCCCGCGCCGGGCCAGGCCAGCCAGCCTGAAGCCGCCGCCGCTCCGGCGGTCGCCGAAATCGCCGCCGCGCCCGCGCCCAAGGTGAGCGACGAGCAGCCGGACGTCGAACTCGACGTCTGGGTCGAGCTGCCGGCGGTCGAGGAAAAGCCGAAAAAGACCCGTGCGCGCCGCAGCCGCGCCCGCGGCAAGGCCGCCGAGGCCGAGGCCGCGCCGGTCGAGGCGGTCGACGAGGCCGAAGCCGCTCCGGCGGTCGAAGCGCCCGCCGAGCCGGTGGTCGAGGCCGCTACGCCGGAACCTGTGGTTGAAGCGCCCCCGGCCAAGAAGCCGCGCGCCCGTCGCACCAAGAAGGCCGACGCAGTGACCGCGGCCGAACCGGTGGTCGAGGCGGCGCCCGAACCGGTCGCCGAACCTGAGCCAGCCCCCGAGCCGGCTCCGGAACCGGTTCAGGCCGTCGCCGAGACGCCAGCCCCGGTCCGGTCCGATCCGAACGAGATCGCCGGTCCCCCGCCCGCGCCCAAGCGCGGCTGGTGGCGTCGGGGCTAA
- a CDS encoding M48 family metalloprotease yields the protein MVAPARSLSKAALVALTALSLTLQAAPARAEESMSLIRDTEIEEILRKDSEPIFKAAGVDSTSINILLIGSKDLNAFAAPGTMAVFTGLILESKNPNQLQGVIAHEVGHLAAGHSARSGDMQAAGMKPFLLTMGLGVLAALAGSGEGAAGLIGSASYFGAIGAMGYSREQESRADQAGAMLLERAGLSGEGLVDFFDNFRFQEVFSQARQYAYFRSHPLSSSRIDALRHRVEQNAHFKTPDSPEAIAEHEIMKAKLDGFINPTIAITKYTEKDTSYPARYARAIAYYQMKEPDRALKLIDALLAEQPNNPYLWELKGQVLFEFGRAEEAEAPQRKSVELKPEAPLLRINLGQTLIALSDDKKVEEGIGELKRALSQEHDNATAWRILAQAYDKQGKDGLARLATGEYFFAVGDPTQARIFAMRAREKLEKDTPEWRRATDIVLTSNPSREDLKELAAEGAVVSRTSR from the coding sequence ATGGTCGCCCCTGCCCGTTCGCTGTCAAAGGCCGCCCTCGTGGCGCTGACAGCCCTGAGCCTTACGCTGCAGGCCGCTCCCGCCCGCGCGGAAGAGAGCATGAGTCTCATCCGCGACACCGAGATCGAGGAAATCCTGCGCAAGGATTCCGAACCGATCTTCAAGGCGGCCGGCGTCGATTCGACGTCCATCAACATCCTGTTGATCGGCTCGAAGGACCTCAACGCCTTCGCCGCGCCCGGGACCATGGCGGTGTTCACCGGCCTGATCCTGGAATCGAAGAATCCCAACCAGCTCCAGGGCGTCATCGCCCACGAAGTCGGCCACCTGGCAGCCGGCCACTCCGCCCGGTCCGGCGACATGCAGGCGGCCGGGATGAAGCCCTTCCTGCTGACCATGGGGCTTGGCGTCCTCGCGGCCCTTGCCGGCTCCGGCGAAGGCGCCGCCGGCCTCATCGGCAGCGCCAGCTATTTCGGCGCCATCGGCGCCATGGGCTACAGCCGCGAGCAGGAAAGCCGAGCCGACCAGGCCGGCGCCATGCTGCTCGAACGAGCCGGGCTTTCCGGCGAGGGCCTCGTCGATTTCTTCGACAATTTCCGCTTCCAGGAGGTCTTCTCCCAGGCTCGACAGTACGCCTATTTCCGGTCCCACCCGCTCTCGTCCTCCCGGATCGACGCCCTGCGGCATCGGGTCGAGCAGAATGCGCACTTCAAGACGCCGGACTCGCCCGAGGCGATCGCCGAGCACGAGATCATGAAGGCCAAGCTCGACGGCTTCATCAACCCGACCATCGCGATCACGAAGTACACCGAGAAGGACACCTCCTATCCGGCGCGCTACGCGCGCGCGATCGCCTACTATCAGATGAAGGAGCCCGACCGGGCGCTGAAGCTGATCGACGCCCTGCTCGCCGAACAACCGAACAACCCCTATCTCTGGGAATTGAAGGGTCAGGTGCTCTTCGAGTTCGGCCGCGCGGAAGAGGCCGAAGCCCCGCAACGCAAGTCGGTCGAACTGAAGCCCGAAGCCCCGCTTCTGCGGATCAACCTTGGCCAGACCCTGATCGCCCTCAGTGACGACAAGAAGGTCGAGGAAGGTATCGGAGAGCTGAAGCGCGCCCTGAGTCAGGAGCACGACAACGCCACCGCGTGGCGCATTCTGGCCCAGGCCTATGACAAGCAAGGCAAGGACGGGCTCGCCCGCCTGGCGACTGGCGAATATTTCTTTGCTGTGGGCGATCCGACCCAAGCCCGCATTTTCGCCATGCGGGCGAGAGAGAAGCTGGAGAAAGACACTCCCGAATGGCGGCGCGCCACCGATATCGTCCTGACTTCGAATCCCAGCCGTGAAGATCTGAAAGAACTGGCCGCCGAAGGCGCGGTGGTCAGCCGGACCTCGCGCTAA